Proteins from a single region of Desulfovibrio sp.:
- a CDS encoding DUF3426 domain-containing protein yields MEVRCPNCSSRFNLPEQFAKAGTKLRCTVCKTVFAFDPAEQLATQGPLPDMPVKGRGRLGKILGALLLVLVCAGGGYGYFKYFAAAPASPPTEQELAKKVELLTMRNVRQYYVDNEKVGKVFVIEGKVVNEFPDPKELVSVEAAIYDKDKKPLATKKQLGGVQLSLFQLQVLSEKEMESFLNNKVEILTNNTNVPRGGEVPFMVLFYAPPEGIAEFGVRIVDVKDVPAQDKEAAKAQ; encoded by the coding sequence ATGGAAGTAAGATGTCCCAATTGCTCAAGCCGCTTTAACCTGCCGGAGCAGTTTGCCAAAGCGGGTACAAAGCTGCGCTGCACGGTGTGCAAAACTGTTTTTGCTTTTGACCCGGCGGAACAGCTTGCGACTCAGGGCCCGTTGCCGGACATGCCGGTCAAGGGGCGGGGTCGGCTTGGAAAAATCTTGGGAGCGCTGCTGCTGGTTCTGGTATGCGCTGGCGGCGGCTATGGGTATTTCAAGTATTTTGCCGCCGCCCCGGCTAGCCCGCCCACAGAGCAGGAACTGGCCAAAAAGGTGGAATTGCTCACCATGCGCAATGTGCGCCAGTACTATGTGGATAATGAAAAAGTCGGCAAGGTCTTTGTCATTGAAGGCAAGGTCGTTAACGAATTTCCTGATCCCAAGGAACTGGTGTCTGTTGAGGCGGCCATTTACGACAAGGATAAAAAACCGCTGGCCACCAAGAAGCAGCTGGGCGGCGTACAGCTTTCACTTTTCCAGTTGCAGGTGTTGAGCGAAAAGGAAATGGAATCCTTCCTCAACAACAAGGTGGAGATTCTGACCAACAATACCAATGTGCCGCGTGGCGGCGAGGTTCCCTTTATGGTGCTGTTTTATGCGCCGCCGGAGGGCATCGCCGAGTTTGGCGTGCGGATTGTTGACGTCAAGGATGTGCCTGCGCAGGATAAGGAGGCGGCGAAAGCCCAGTAG
- the clpS gene encoding ATP-dependent Clp protease adapter ClpS: MPVSNENQNGGESQVIVEKKLKEPDRYRVLLHNDDYTSMDFVVAVLCSIFCKSTEEATVIMLKIHQQGVGQCGVYTHEVAETKVKRVHQAAKAAGFPLKCTMEKIY; the protein is encoded by the coding sequence ATGCCCGTTTCTAACGAGAACCAGAATGGCGGCGAAAGCCAGGTCATTGTGGAAAAAAAATTGAAGGAGCCCGACCGCTATCGGGTGCTCCTGCACAACGATGATTACACCAGTATGGACTTTGTGGTGGCTGTGTTATGCAGCATCTTTTGTAAGTCCACGGAAGAGGCCACCGTCATCATGCTGAAGATACACCAGCAAGGCGTGGGACAGTGTGGTGTATACACCCATGAAGTAGCTGAGACCAAGGTGAAAAGGGTTCATCAGGCAGCCAAAGCTGCGGGATTCCCCCTCAAATGCACCATGGAAAAAATTTATTGA
- the radA gene encoding DNA repair protein RadA, whose translation MAKLREIYVCSSCGAQTMQWRGQCPGCHEWNTLQASVQARSVGKARASVSAGGEPAAGRPVSLRDVEDSGYEPYGSGLQALDRVLGNGLVPGAAILVGGEPGIGKSTLLLQVAGLVAAEMAGRDRPVLYASGEESLPQIKGRAERLGMLDANLLALATSRVEDVVEAANAQNPALLVVDSVQTLTSLEAEGLPGNVSQVRAVATSLLEVCRRLGCTLILVGHVTKDGVLAGPRLLEHMVDTVISLEGDRRQMFRLLRVFKNRFGPNEELLVFRMGQQGMQIVDDPSTFFLGQRDASLSGTAVVMAVDGQRPLAVEVQALVSRTFLSIPRRAALGFDVGRLHLLLAVLEKRLKLNFGQVDIYAKVGGGMKLNEPGLDLALVAAVLSSYYDVPLPEKCVLWGEVDLNGQIRPVAAQELRLTQARRLGFDPIVHPGDDKGGIATIAALQQRLFHRRQRPEE comes from the coding sequence ATGGCGAAACTACGTGAAATATATGTATGCTCCTCATGCGGAGCACAGACCATGCAATGGCGGGGGCAGTGCCCCGGCTGCCATGAGTGGAACACTTTGCAAGCGTCCGTACAGGCGCGCTCCGTAGGCAAGGCGCGCGCGTCTGTATCTGCAGGTGGCGAGCCCGCTGCCGGGCGCCCCGTATCCCTGCGCGACGTGGAGGATTCCGGCTACGAACCCTACGGCAGCGGCCTGCAGGCACTGGACAGGGTGCTTGGCAACGGGCTTGTGCCCGGAGCGGCCATCCTTGTGGGCGGCGAACCCGGCATAGGAAAATCCACGCTCTTATTGCAGGTGGCAGGGCTTGTGGCCGCAGAGATGGCCGGCAGAGACCGTCCCGTGCTCTACGCCAGTGGCGAAGAGTCCTTGCCGCAGATCAAGGGCCGGGCGGAGCGCCTTGGCATGCTTGACGCAAACCTGCTGGCGCTGGCCACGTCCCGTGTGGAAGACGTGGTGGAGGCCGCCAACGCGCAGAATCCGGCCCTGCTTGTGGTGGACTCGGTGCAGACCCTCACCAGCCTTGAGGCCGAGGGCCTGCCGGGCAACGTCAGTCAGGTGCGCGCTGTGGCTACCTCCCTGCTGGAAGTCTGCCGACGCCTCGGCTGCACACTCATTCTGGTGGGGCACGTGACCAAGGACGGCGTGCTCGCCGGGCCGCGCCTGCTGGAACATATGGTGGACACGGTCATTTCGCTTGAAGGCGACCGCCGTCAGATGTTCCGTCTGCTGCGCGTGTTCAAGAACCGCTTTGGCCCCAACGAGGAACTGCTGGTTTTCCGCATGGGGCAGCAGGGCATGCAGATCGTTGACGATCCTTCCACATTCTTTCTGGGCCAGCGCGACGCCTCGCTTTCCGGCACAGCCGTGGTCATGGCCGTGGATGGCCAGCGCCCGCTTGCCGTCGAAGTGCAGGCCCTTGTATCCCGAACCTTTTTGAGCATTCCGCGCCGGGCGGCCCTCGGTTTTGACGTGGGACGGCTGCACCTGCTGCTGGCTGTTCTGGAAAAACGTCTTAAACTCAATTTCGGGCAGGTGGATATTTATGCCAAGGTGGGCGGCGGCATGAAACTCAACGAGCCAGGGCTGGACCTTGCGCTGGTGGCCGCCGTGCTTTCGTCATATTATGACGTGCCCCTGCCGGAAAAGTGCGTGTTGTGGGGCGAGGTGGACCTCAACGGTCAGATACGCCCTGTGGCCGCGCAGGAATTGCGCCTCACCCAGGCCCGGCGGCTGGGGTTTGACCCAATTGTGCACCCTGGCGACGACAAGGGCGGCATTGCCACCATTGCAGCCCTGCAGCAGCGTCTTTTTCACCGACGCCAGAGGCCGGAGGAATAG
- a CDS encoding class IV adenylate cyclase, translating to MALEVERKFLDVDLDDLRNRLREQGARCLGAHFESNTVFDTPEGDLFSSGRLLRLRSQEWPDKTCCVLTLKLPVAAPTGAEHCKVRDEREVGVADATVMRHILEGLGYSPAARYEKVREPWRLQGVEVELDILSFMQGAELEGPAEAINAVQKSLGLDKVAISTKNYHQLHQDWLHRNNLPSSRSFVFDETQRRAWRRQLGLPDGDCPLIPEQC from the coding sequence ATGGCTCTGGAAGTGGAACGTAAATTTCTGGATGTTGATCTGGACGATCTGCGCAATCGGCTTCGGGAACAGGGCGCGCGCTGTCTTGGCGCGCATTTTGAGAGCAATACGGTTTTCGACACGCCGGAGGGCGATCTTTTTTCCAGCGGGCGGCTGCTGCGCCTGCGCAGCCAGGAGTGGCCCGACAAGACCTGCTGCGTACTGACCCTCAAGCTGCCCGTTGCGGCCCCCACCGGGGCGGAACACTGCAAGGTGCGCGATGAGCGCGAGGTTGGGGTGGCCGATGCCACAGTCATGCGCCATATCCTTGAAGGCCTTGGCTACAGCCCTGCCGCGCGTTATGAGAAGGTCCGCGAGCCCTGGCGGTTGCAGGGCGTGGAAGTGGAACTGGATATTCTGTCCTTCATGCAGGGGGCGGAACTGGAAGGCCCGGCAGAGGCCATCAATGCCGTTCAAAAAAGCCTGGGCCTTGACAAGGTGGCGATCAGTACCAAGAATTATCATCAGCTGCATCAGGATTGGCTGCACCGCAACAACCTGCCATCCAGTCGATCCTTTGTGTTTGACGAAACGCAAAGGCGGGCATGGCGGCGGCAGCTGGGGCTGCCGGATGGAGACTGCCCCTTGATCCCTGAACAGTGCTGA